GCGGATCTGCAGGTAATCCCAGCGTGCCTGCGGCGGTACGTAAAATACGTTTTCCGCGCGGTATTCGTACGGGTCGTCCGGGTTTGCGCCTTCGTACTCGCCCTTGCCCTCTTTAAGTTTATTGTATAATTCATAAAAGCTGTCGGATATGTATTTTAGAAATATAAGCCCTAAAACGACATGCTTATATTCCGCGGCGTCTATGTTCTTGCTGAGCTTATCGGCAGAACTCCAAAGCACCTGTTCAATTGATTCTGATGTGGTTGTTTTCTTTGCTTTTGCCATTCTATTTTTCTTCTCTATTTTTTTATTTTTTTATCCGCAAATCTGCGGGCTTGTCCGCATCTTTTGGTATCGCCCATGCCCAGCCCAGGCGCACAGCACCTTTGATCCGGCCCTGCTCGCATAAGACCTGAACTCTGCGCTGAGAAATGTTCCACTTCTCTGCCGCCTGTTTTGCCGTAATATATTCCATTCACCGATGCCTCCAAGGAAAAATAATCCAATTAACAATTATATGCGAAGAAACGAATAAAAACAATAAGCTAACAAAAATTTTTTTATTATATCTGTAAACCTCTCCTGTTTTCTCCACCCGCCCATGGAAATATACCCAATCTCGCCCAAATACCCATAAAGCCTTGCTGTGCAAGGCTTTACTCACTGTGTTTTCTTTTGAGCAACACCACGCACTCAACGTGGCTTGATTTATATATGAAAAGAGAACATAAGCTGAAAAGCCATGTCCTCTTGTTCATTCGTTTTTATTACTGCTAAACCTGCACTTTTAACTTTTGCCGGTATTCAGCATAATGATCGCTTAGTATATACTCAATAACCCATACTTTAGGTATCATATAAGTATCACGAATATAAAAATGCTTTACATGGTTTCCTCTTAAAAGTTTTCGCGCTGTACTATCACCAATGCCGCCTAACATAGTCCTGAATTGTTCCAAGGTAACTACGTCAGGATATGGCTCAAAAATTCGTTTATAATATTCTTCATTTCTCACAGTCATCAACTCCTAAATTATTTGTCAGTGGT
The window above is part of the Bacillota bacterium genome. Proteins encoded here:
- a CDS encoding DNA-binding protein; translated protein: MTVRNEEYYKRIFEPYPDVVTLEQFRTMLGGIGDSTARKLLRGNHVKHFYIRDTYMIPKVWVIEYILSDHYAEYRQKLKVQV